The Roseisolibacter agri genome contains the following window.
TCTCGACCGTGTTCAGGCGATAGAGCAGGTCCTCGCGGAAGCGGCCCGCGGCCACCTCGCCGCGCACGTCGGCATTCGTGGCCGACACCACGCGCACGTCCACGCGCCGCGAGCGCGACGAGCCCACGCGCTCCATCTCGCCCGTCTGCAGCACGCGCAGCAGCTTCGCCTGCTGCGGCATCGACATGTTGCCGATCTCGTCGAGGAAGAGCGTGCCGCCGTCGGCCAGCTCGAAGCGGCCCACGCGGTCGGTCTTCGCGTCGGTGAACGCGCCCTTCACGTGGCCAAACAGCTCGCTCTCGAACACGCCCTCCGAGAGCCCGCCCATGTTCACCGTCACCAGCGCGCGCGAGGCGCGGCGGCTGGCGGCGTGCAGCCAGTGCGCGACCAGCTCCTTGCCGCTCCCGTGCTCGCCGGTCACCAGCACGTTGGCGTCGCTGGGCCCCACGCGCTCCATCAGGCGCAGCACGGGCTGCATCGCCGCGCTCTCGGCGATCATCTCGACCTTCTTGGCCGCGTCGCGCCGGAGCGTGCGGTTCTCGCTCTCCAGCCGCTGCGTGCGGCGCAGCGCCTGGCCCAGCTCCACCTGCGTGCGCAGCGTCGCCACCAGGCGCGCGTCGTCCCACGGCTTCTCGACGTAGTCGCGCGCGCCGCGGCGCATCGCCTCCACCGCGCCCTCGACGCTCCCCCACGCGGTCATCACGACCACCGGCAGCGTGCCGTCGGCCGCCTGCAGCGCGGGGAGCAGGTCGAGCCCCTCGCGCCCGCTCGTCGTGTCGCGCGCGTAGTTGAGATCCATCAGCAGCGCGTCGAACTCGCGCGCCTGCACCGCCTGCAGGATCTGCGGCGGCGTGCGCGCGACCTCCACCTCGAAGCCCTCGTCGGCCAGCAGCAGGCGGAGGGCGTCGAGGATCGCGGGCTGGTCGTCGGCGACGAGGAGGCGCGGGCGGGTGGCGGCGTCGATCACGGAGGAAGCTTAGAGCTGGGGTGGCAGACCGAACAGGGCGCGTCGGTCGGAGCCGGGATGCGTCGGAACGGTACGGGCCTGAGCGGCGCCGGGAGCGACCGTGTCCCGGCACCCTTGCGACCCGCGCCGAGCCGAGACGATGATATGCGCATGGCCACTCCCGAGCCGATCTACCACACCGCCGACATGGTGCGCGCGCTCAACGAGGCGAATCCGCACTGGACGCCGCGGTACGAGACGGTCTACGGGGAGCTCCTCGTGACGCCAGCGCCGCGCGTCTGGCACGAAGTCGTCGTGCTGCGTCTGGTCACGGCGCTCACCACGTTCCTGCGAGATGACCCGACATGGGTGGTGTTCGGCTCCCTCAGCGATCTCACCTGGGGGCTCCCGGACACGCTCGTATCGCCCGACGTGTTCGTCGTCTCGCGTGCGGAAGCCGCGACGGACTCGTGGGACCGCTTCCGCACCGTCCCGCTTGCCGTCGAGGTGCTGAGCCCCAGCTCGCTGCGCGCGGATCGCTTCACCAAGCGGCGCCTCTACCAGGATCGCGAGGTCGGACTGTACTGGATCGTGGACGCGGATGCCCACACCGTGGAAGTGTGGACGCCCGACGTGCACTTCCCGAGCGTCGAGCGCGAGACGCTGACCTGGCAGCCCGCGCCCGACGCCGCGCCGTTCGTCTACCCGCTGGCCGAGTTGTTCCAACCGCTCTG
Protein-coding sequences here:
- a CDS encoding Uma2 family endonuclease, which produces MATPEPIYHTADMVRALNEANPHWTPRYETVYGELLVTPAPRVWHEVVVLRLVTALTTFLRDDPTWVVFGSLSDLTWGLPDTLVSPDVFVVSRAEAATDSWDRFRTVPLAVEVLSPSSLRADRFTKRRLYQDREVGLYWIVDADAHTVEVWTPDVHFPSVERETLTWQPAPDAAPFVYPLAELFQPL
- a CDS encoding sigma-54-dependent transcriptional regulator, which codes for MIDAATRPRLLVADDQPAILDALRLLLADEGFEVEVARTPPQILQAVQAREFDALLMDLNYARDTTSGREGLDLLPALQAADGTLPVVVMTAWGSVEGAVEAMRRGARDYVEKPWDDARLVATLRTQVELGQALRRTQRLESENRTLRRDAAKKVEMIAESAAMQPVLRLMERVGPSDANVLVTGEHGSGKELVAHWLHAASRRASRALVTVNMGGLSEGVFESELFGHVKGAFTDAKTDRVGRFELADGGTLFLDEIGNMSMPQQAKLLRVLQTGEMERVGSSRSRRVDVRVVSATNADVRGEVAAGRFREDLLYRLNTVEIQLPPLRARREDVPVLAAHFLSRHAARYRKPLHGFAPDALQVLLAHPWPGNVRELDHAVERAVLMAQGDTVRAVDLALRVDGQGQAALEDMTLEAVEKVLIQKALARWGGNVSHAARALGLSRSALYRRMADYGL